Within Paenibacillus sabinae T27, the genomic segment GCGGGCAAGCCGCTGACCTCCCATCAGGCCGTCAAGGCGGTAACGTTCACCGGCTCGACCGCTGCGGGAGAGCAGATTCAGCGGACGGTCTCTCTTTCGACCCGGACCCAGTTTGAGCTTGGGGGCAAAAATCCGTTGATCGTCCTTGACGACGCGGACATCGATTTTGCGGTTGAGCTGGCCGTGAAAGGAGGCTTCGAGCTGACCGGTCAAGCCTGTACCGGGACAAGCAGGGTAATCGTCATGGAAGCTGTGCACGACGCTTTTGTCGAGAAGCTGATAGAACGGACGCGCACGATGACGGTAGGAAGCGGCTTCGACAGCGCTTCTGAAATCGGGCCTCTCGCCAACCGCAGCCAGCTCGACAATGTGCTGTCCTATATCCGGGTAGGCCAGGACGAGGGAGCGGATCTGGCGGCAGGCGGAGAACGCCTGACGGGAGGGGATTATGACAGGGGCTATTATGTCCGCCCCGCAGTCTTTACCGGCGTCAATCCCAAGATGCGGATCGCGCAGGAGGAAATTTTCGGACCGGTCATTTCCGTCATCAAGGTCAAGTGCTTTAACAAGGCGCTGAAGGTGGCGAACGGGGTACAATACGGATTGTCAGCATCGATCTGTACGGCAAGTCCGGAGCGCATCCAATATTTTATCGACCATATGGATTCCGGACTGGTGAAGGTCAATGCGCCAACAACCGGCAATGCGGTCAATGCGCCGTTTGGCGGATTGAAAATGTCGGGAACCGGCACTTACCGCGAAGCGGGAAGGGCGGCGCTTGATTTCTACCTTCGGGAGAAGACGGTATACCAGCAGGCGCGTCCTATCAAATTCTGCTGTTCGCTGTAGGATTAGCGAAGGAACGGTAATTCCGGATTCGTCTGCCAACAAATGCTGCTCTGAACAGAAGATTATGATTCCAAAAATAGACGGAGGATAGTGCGATGAGATCGGTACTGAAGCTGGAACTGGAGGAAGCCAGGGTGATGATCGAGGCGGCGAAGGAAGCCTCCCAGCGGGTCAATGCCCTTGAATCGATCTGTGTGGTCGATGACGGCGGGTATGTGGTCGCGCTGGAGCGGATGAACGGCGGACGCATCACAGGTCCTGAAATCGCGATTGCCAAAGCGTTCACGGCAGCCGGCCACAAGCGGTCGACGCATCTGTTCAATCAGCCGGGCGGTCCCGCAAGTCCGACAGGCGAGGCTTTCGGCATCCATGTGATGCTGCCGGGCAAATTCGCCATCTTCGTCGGCGGCTT encodes:
- a CDS encoding aldehyde dehydrogenase family protein; the encoded protein is MTVKARLAVETYRNLVNGEWTESLGGETFDSVNPADTEDVVGRFQASVPEDVERAVAAAERAFRTWKDVPPSRKAAMMFKAADLLEARLETLAAELTREEGKTLLNSMAEVKRSVQTLRYYASEGMNVAGTTLPSDDPATFVYTKKEPLGVVAVITPWNFPLSIPVRKIAPALVTGNTVVFKPASDTPLVAYRLAEAIHEAGFPPGVFNLVTGSASQAGKPLTSHQAVKAVTFTGSTAAGEQIQRTVSLSTRTQFELGGKNPLIVLDDADIDFAVELAVKGGFELTGQACTGTSRVIVMEAVHDAFVEKLIERTRTMTVGSGFDSASEIGPLANRSQLDNVLSYIRVGQDEGADLAAGGERLTGGDYDRGYYVRPAVFTGVNPKMRIAQEEIFGPVISVIKVKCFNKALKVANGVQYGLSASICTASPERIQYFIDHMDSGLVKVNAPTTGNAVNAPFGGLKMSGTGTYREAGRAALDFYLREKTVYQQARPIKFCCSL
- a CDS encoding GlcG/HbpS family heme-binding protein, yielding MRSVLKLELEEARVMIEAAKEASQRVNALESICVVDDGGYVVALERMNGGRITGPEIAIAKAFTAAGHKRSTHLFNQPGGPASPTGEAFGIHVMLPGKFAIFVGGFPVVVNGEVVGGIGISGGNGEQDTAVGTAALAALQEHLGSAYEVLTDADIKK